A region of the Kribbella sp. NBC_01245 genome:
AGCCGATCAAGCGGGCAGAAGGAACGGCCATCGTATGCCTCCGGGACGCTGGGCGGTGCGGACTCGGATGTGTGTGCGCACACAGCGTCGCCAACCTGTAGCCCCGCGTCAACCCGATCGGCGCGGCGTCACCGTCCTACCTCCGCCGTCAGGGGCGGCGGCGGTCGGCGGCGGCGCGGAGTAGGTCGTCGGCGGCGGCGAAGCGCTGCAGTACGTCGGCGGCGGTGGTTTCGGCGGTCAGGGCGCCTATGCCTTGGCCGGCGTAGAGCGGGGCGGTACCGACGTCGCCCGCGCGTACTCCGGCCATGAACTCGTCATGGGCCGCGTCGTCCGCACCAAGCTCCTTCTCGTGCCCCTGCCATTGCACGAAGAAGGGATTGCGCAGCGCCCGGCCGCCGAATTCGTCCGGCCAGCCGGCCCGCGAGGCCTGATCGAAGACCGTGCCGTACGACGTTGATGTCTCGTCCGAGGCGATCAACTGCTGCCGGGCGGACGCGCTGTTGATGGCTTCGCGGCACGTCAGGAAGGCGGTGCCGATCCAAGCTCCCGCGGCACCAGCAGCCAGTACGGCGGCCAAACCGCGGGCGCCGGAAATACCACCAGCGGCCAGCCCGGGTAGTTCCACTTCGTCCAGGATGGCCTGAAGCAATGGAAGAGTCGCCACCTCGTTACGACCATGCCCGCCGCCTTCACCACCTCTGGCGACCAGTACGTCGACACCGGCGGCGACGGCCTCGCGTGCGTCCGCGAGAGTGCCTGCCTGCGTCGCGACGGTTATCCCTGCATCCTGAAGCCGTTTCACGTACTGCGGGTAGTCCCCAAAGCTCAGCGAGACCAATGCCGGTTTGAGCTCCAGCACCGCGTCGAGCTGCTCAGGCTTTTCCGAAAGCGCCCACGCCATCAGCCCCACGCCGTACGGCTTGCCGCTCTCGGCCGCGATCGCGCCCTGCTCGCGGATCCAGTCGGCCGACGCGAGGTTCCCGGCGCCGATCATCCCGAGCCCACCGGCCGTGGAGATCGCCCCGGCCAACGCCCCACCACTGGCCCCCGCCATCGGCGCCCCCACCACCGGCACCGCGACCCCGAACCGCTGCATCAACCAAGTCCGCATACCGCCATCGTGCCATCCGGCATAGAAAGACCCGCCGCCCCTCGATGAAAGGGACGGCGGGTCTTCTTGCAAGGCGAAATCAGTGCTGGTAGTGCTCCGACTGGGGGTCGCCGTGGCAGCGCTTGTACTTGCGGCCGGACCCACACGGGCAGACCGCGTTGCGCGGGGTGCCGGCGTACTCCAGGGCGCCACCCTCGACGGCGTCGGCGTGGGTCGACACCTCGTCGTCACCGTCGACCGTCGGCGAGGTGTACGTCAGCCGCTGCGGACGGCTGGACAGCAGACCCTTCGCCTGGATGCGCGGAGTGTCCTGCTGACGCGGCTCGACGTGGCGGCCGGGGAACTCGGCGACCGGTGCACCCGGCACCAGCACGTCCTCGACCTCTTCGGCGGGCACGACGTCCTGTACGTCGTCCTGGACCGGCTCGTCCTGCAGGTCGCTGACCGTGACCTCGAGGTTGAAGATGTACGCGACGGACTCCTCCTTGATGGACTCCATCATCGCGGCGAACATGTCGAAGCCCTCGCGCTGGTACTCCACCAGCGGGTCGCGCTGCGCCATCGCGCGCAGGCCGATGCCCTCGCGCAGGTAGTCCATCTCGTAGAGGTGCTCGCGCCACTTCCGGTCGAGCACGCTCAGCACCACGCGACGCTCGAGCTCGCGCATGGCCGGAGCGGACAGCGCCTCCTCGCGCCTCGCATACGCATCGTGCGCGTCCTGGGTGATGCGCTCGATCAGGAAGTCCTGGGTGAGGCCGGAGCGCTCGCCGCCGACCTCCTCGATCAGGTCCTCTTCGGTCAGCTCCGACTGGTACAGCGTGCGGAGGCCGGTGAAGAGCACCTCGAGGTCCCAGTCCTCGGCGAAACCGTCGGCGGTGGCGCCGACGACGTAGCCCTGGATGGTCTCGTCGAGCATGTCCTTGACCTGGTCCTGCAGGTCGGCACCCTCGAGCACGCTGCGGCGCTCCTTGTAGACCACGTGCCGCTGGCGGTTCATCACGTCGTCGTACTTGAGGATGTTCTTCCGGGTCTCGAAGTTCTGCGCCTCGACCTGGGCCTGCGCGGAGGCGATCGCCTTGGTGACGACCTTGTTCTCCAGCGGCACCGTGTCGTCCTCGTTGCGCGACATCGCCCAGTCGACCATCTCGCGCTTGAACAGGCGCATCAGGTCGTCCTCCAGCGACAGGTAGAACCGGGATTCGCCCGGGTCGCCCTGACGGCCGGAACGACCGCGGAGCTGGTTGTCGATCCGGCGCGACTCGTGCCGCTCGGTGCCGAGCACGTACAGCCCACCGGCGTCGCGGACCTCGACCTGCTCGTCCTTGACCTGCTGCTCGAACTGCTCCAGGACCTTCGGGTACTCCGCCTCATACTGCTCGGCGTGCTCGACCGGGTCGATCCCGCGGGCGCGCAGGTCCTTGTCGGCCAGGTGCTCGGGGTTACCGCCGAGGATGATGTCGGTACCACGGCCGGCCATGTTGGTGGCGACCGTGACCGCGCCCTTACGGCCGGCCTCGGCGACGATCGCGGCCTCGCGCGCGTGCTGCTTCGCGTTCAGCACCTCGTGCCGGATGCCGCGCTGCTTCAGCTGGGCCGAGAGGCGCTCGGACTTCTCCACGCTGGTGGTACCGACGAGGATCGGCTGGCCGGTCTCGTGCCGCTCGACGATGTCGTTCACCACGGCGTCGAACTTGGCGTCCTCGGTGCGGTAGATCAGGTCGCGCTGGTCCGCGCGCACCATCGGCTTGTTGGTGGGGATCTCCACCACGCCCAGGCCGTAGATCTTGCCGAACTCGGACTGCTCCGTCATCGCCGTACCGGTCATGCCGGCGAGCTTGTTGTACTGACGGAAGTAGTTCTGCAGGGTGATGGTCGCGAGGGTCTGGTACTCCTCCTTGATCTCGACCTTCTCCTTGGCCTCGATCGCCTGGTGCAGACCCTCGTTGTAGCGGCGGCCGTGCAGCGTCCGGCCGGTGTGCTCGTCGACGATCAGCACCTCGCCCTCGACGACCACGTAGTCCTTGTCGCGCTTGAACAGGTCCTTCGCCTTGAGGGCGTTGTTCAGGTAGCTGATCAGCGGGGTGTTGGCCGACTCGTACAGGTTGTCGATCCCGAGGTGGTCCTCGACCTTCTCGATACCGCGCTCGAGGATGGCGACGGTGCGCTTCTTCTCGTCGACCTCGTAGTCGGTCTCCGGGCGCAGCCGGTTCACCAGGTTGGCCATCTCGACGTACCAGCGCTGGCTGTCCTCGGCCGGGCCGGAGATGATCAGCGGCGTCCGGGCCTCGTCGATCAGGATCGAGTCGACCTCGTCCACGATGGCGAAGTTGTAGTCGCGCTGGACGCAGTCCTCGATCGAGGTGGCCATGTTGTCGCGCAGGTAGTCGAAGCCGAACTCGTTGTTCGTGCCGTAGGTGATGTCCTTCGAGTACGCCACCCGGCGCTCGGCCGGGGTCATCTCGGGCAGGATCACGCCGTAGTCGACGCCGAGGAAGTTGTACACCCGGCCCATCCACTCGGCCTGGAACCGCGCCAGGTAGTCGTTCACCGTGACGACGTGCACACCCTTGCCGGACAGCGCGTTCAGGTACGTCGGGAGGGTGCCGACCAGCGTCTTGCCCTCACCGGTGCGCATCTCGGCGATGTTGCCCAGGTGCAGCGCGGCGCCGCCCATGATCTGGACGTCGTAGTGGCGCTGGTGCAGCGTCCGCTTGGCGCCCTCGCGGACGACCGCGAACGCCTCGGGCAGGATCAGGTCAAGGGACTCGCCGTTGTCGACCCGCTGCCTGAAGTCGGCCGTCTGGCCGCGCAGCTCCTCGTCGCTCATGGAGACGAAGTCGTCCTCGATCGAGTTGACCAGCTTCGCGATGCCCTCGAGCCGGCGCAGGGTCTTGCCCTCGCCGATCCGCAGGACCTTGTCGACGATCTTCATCGTGGGGAGTCCACTCCTTGACTATTGCAGCCTTGTATACGGCGGGCGTTAGCCCCTCGGCCCAGGGCAGGGCAGAACGGCCGCCCGTCTGACGGGCGCAACCCATGGTACGGGGCGAGACGAGTCAACCCACCCCGCCCGCGTGAGTCGCCTCTCCTTGTCCCCACGCGCGAACCCGCCGAAAAGTTCCACGGACAGTCCGTCAGGCGGTGCGCAGCGCGATACTCAGGGCCGGCGCCAGGTCTCCACCCCCTGCCACCCGAACCGAATCGAGGCCCATCCACCCCGCCATTTGGACCAGCTCGGCGGCCAGCTCGTCCGGCGTCTCCAGCGGTGCCCCAGGCTCACCGTGCGCCGATTGGACCAGCAGCACGCCGCCGGCGCGATCCGCTTTCAGGTCGACCCTGGCCACCAGCCGATCCCCGAGCAGGAACGGCAACACGTAGTAACCGTGGACGCGCTTCTCCGCCGGGACGTAGATCTCGATCCGGTAGTGGAAGTCGAACAACACCTCCG
Encoded here:
- the secA gene encoding preprotein translocase subunit SecA translates to MKIVDKVLRIGEGKTLRRLEGIAKLVNSIEDDFVSMSDEELRGQTADFRQRVDNGESLDLILPEAFAVVREGAKRTLHQRHYDVQIMGGAALHLGNIAEMRTGEGKTLVGTLPTYLNALSGKGVHVVTVNDYLARFQAEWMGRVYNFLGVDYGVILPEMTPAERRVAYSKDITYGTNNEFGFDYLRDNMATSIEDCVQRDYNFAIVDEVDSILIDEARTPLIISGPAEDSQRWYVEMANLVNRLRPETDYEVDEKKRTVAILERGIEKVEDHLGIDNLYESANTPLISYLNNALKAKDLFKRDKDYVVVEGEVLIVDEHTGRTLHGRRYNEGLHQAIEAKEKVEIKEEYQTLATITLQNYFRQYNKLAGMTGTAMTEQSEFGKIYGLGVVEIPTNKPMVRADQRDLIYRTEDAKFDAVVNDIVERHETGQPILVGTTSVEKSERLSAQLKQRGIRHEVLNAKQHAREAAIVAEAGRKGAVTVATNMAGRGTDIILGGNPEHLADKDLRARGIDPVEHAEQYEAEYPKVLEQFEQQVKDEQVEVRDAGGLYVLGTERHESRRIDNQLRGRSGRQGDPGESRFYLSLEDDLMRLFKREMVDWAMSRNEDDTVPLENKVVTKAIASAQAQVEAQNFETRKNILKYDDVMNRQRHVVYKERRSVLEGADLQDQVKDMLDETIQGYVVGATADGFAEDWDLEVLFTGLRTLYQSELTEEDLIEEVGGERSGLTQDFLIERITQDAHDAYARREEALSAPAMRELERRVVLSVLDRKWREHLYEMDYLREGIGLRAMAQRDPLVEYQREGFDMFAAMMESIKEESVAYIFNLEVTVSDLQDEPVQDDVQDVVPAEEVEDVLVPGAPVAEFPGRHVEPRQQDTPRIQAKGLLSSRPQRLTYTSPTVDGDDEVSTHADAVEGGALEYAGTPRNAVCPCGSGRKYKRCHGDPQSEHYQH
- a CDS encoding NAD(P)H-dependent flavin oxidoreductase, yielding MRTWLMQRFGVAVPVVGAPMAGASGGALAGAISTAGGLGMIGAGNLASADWIREQGAIAAESGKPYGVGLMAWALSEKPEQLDAVLELKPALVSLSFGDYPQYVKRLQDAGITVATQAGTLADAREAVAAGVDVLVARGGEGGGHGRNEVATLPLLQAILDEVELPGLAAGGISGARGLAAVLAAGAAGAWIGTAFLTCREAINSASARQQLIASDETSTSYGTVFDQASRAGWPDEFGGRALRNPFFVQWQGHEKELGADDAAHDEFMAGVRAGDVGTAPLYAGQGIGALTAETTAADVLQRFAAADDLLRAAADRRRP